A stretch of DNA from Telopea speciosissima isolate NSW1024214 ecotype Mountain lineage chromosome 5, Tspe_v1, whole genome shotgun sequence:
TgcaatgattgccttacccctgcccgagcacctaAGGTGGTTATTGCACCTTGCCGTATTTGTGCGTCGCTTAGACTGCTACGGGCAGCCCGCCGTAGAGgatcatgatccatgtggaggAGGCATggtttaaaaatcaaaatcgaattggTCAAATTGGTtgatttggatcaaaatcaatCGTGGTTGATATGCTCTGTTTTCGATCAATTTTGATTGATTCGAATTGAATTTTACACTGACTCATACAATCTTGATTTCATTTCGTTTTTTCTTAAggaaaaggctgggcatgcCGTTAGGTGCCAACATGTGTcgtcctctttcctcttattgaAAAAGATCCTTTGCCCCTATATTCAGCCCTATGATTGGTGCATGCTGCTAGCTTACAATGAGTTGCGGTACCCCTAacattttcccaattttttctttttgtttttgtttttttgttttttctgaaGACGTCTTTCCACGAGGAACTTGCAGCTTTGAAAATACGGACCATTCTATCTGTACAGTTCTACTGGCCTTCGTACTAATGAAGTGAAGAAGTACTGAGGAGTGAGGATATTGATTCATTTAATAACAATAAATACACATTTGACTACAGTGAAAATTTCAAATGTCACGGTTGTTCTGTTCATCTTCGGATTTTAGGCGCAGCAGGCCAAGCAAAGAACAAAGCTCAATTTCCATgggacaaaaagaaaaagaaagctcGATTCCTTATGATACCATGAGCGacaactctctctttctctttccacCTGAGCCAGAGGCCTTGGGGACTTTTGGGTCTTGTGCTTCAACCTCCCCTGCACAGAGTGAAAATCCCCTTTAAATCGCACCTTCCTCTGCCCTCTTCATTACCCACTGTACCTTTGTCTTTCTCAGCACTTCGTCTATCCATCTGAGATGTCGAAAATTGTGGTTTTCatcctttcccttctttctctgcTAGGTTGTAGCGGTAAGTAAATACCCACTGTACCTTTCCCTTTTTTGAATTGATGGATTGCTTTCTTTATAGTTTCAAATTATGTTTCATTTCTGTGTATTTGTTGCAGATGCAGGTGAAGAATCAATCGAACCATTGAACATCCTTGATCCATCTCCCATGATCCTTCAAAGCTTGTCTCACACTGATGTCCCTGTTGCTGTCTCCGTGAGTGAACGCCATCTTTATGAGATTTCTTCTAGCATTTTAATGGCAGAAAGCTGGGTCAGGACCCATGTTCTGGCCTACTTCCCTTCGACCAAAATCAGCACCATTGTGGTGGGAAATGCTGTCCTCTGCAACAGAGATCATGAAGAGAATTGGGGTTTGATTCTGCCAGCTCTGAAGAACATTTTCTACTCCCTCGTCAGATGGGGCTTGGAGAAAGAAATCAAGGTGTCGGCTTCCTTTTCTGGTGACTGTTTAAATCTAAATTCCGACACATTTAGAGATGAACTAACCGCGAATCTTATCAGTCCTCTGTTAGGTTTTCTTCGGAACTCCAACTCAACCTACTGTGTCAGCCCAACTGCAAATTTTTCTCCATTGTCATCTGAAGCTATAGACTTGGTTTCTGCTCACTTTGAATCCATCAAAAAGCTTGTACCATTCCAGATGAATGGGTTTAATGTCGTCCTCTGCACCCAAGAAAAACAGAGACCCAAGAGCAGGAAGCTCTCATTCATGAGTTCCAATGTTGTCGACCCTTACCCTGCACATATGGGAAAAAACCCACAACCCCCATTAACGGGGATCGCTCTTCCACCATCGAAGTCCTTCTCTTTTCCACCAAAGGCCTCTCCTGTGGTTAGCCCCTCGAACCCACCTGATGCTGTCTCGTTGCCCCCATGTATTGCGGTGGACATGGGAGCGCCAACGCCAGAAACAG
This window harbors:
- the LOC122662723 gene encoding glucan endo-1,3-beta-glucosidase 12-like, encoding MSKIVVFILSLLSLLGCSDAGEESIEPLNILDPSPMILQSLSHTDVPVAVSVSERHLYEISSSILMAESWVRTHVLAYFPSTKISTIVVGNAVLCNRDHEENWGLILPALKNIFYSLVRWGLEKEIKVSASFSGDCLNLNSDTFRDELTANLISPLLGFLRNSNSTYCVSPTANFSPLSSEAIDLVSAHFESIKKLVPFQMNGFNVVLCTQEKQRPKSRKLSFMSSNVVDPYPAHMGKNPQPPLTGIALPPSKSFSFPPKASPVVSPSNPPDAVSLPPCIAVDMGAPTPETGEVKGLWCVAKPSVPATTLEEAMDYACREGGADCEEIKPHGSCYYPDRVVAHASYAFNSYWQKNKRNGGTCSFGGTAMIINSDPSFQHCRFILS